A genomic window from Cytobacillus suaedae includes:
- a CDS encoding PAS domain S-box protein, with product MIEKYKGRLIATITFIFAISIWNFIYYYYNNYSFNLLLDLSYTVIVALVVWWLASYYDKSKVLLKELKSNEEEYKKLSESTTYVFENLNQVVYQTDCHAVFTLLNSQWERLTGFTVQETVGKSIFMFIYPEDLAIATEKAESYKQNKEKVLQEEMRFRKKDGGFIWLQINTKINYNPKNDMLSTVGTLTDITEWKISEKELLQINEDLAMKSDKLSVIAQMSAAIAHEVRNPLTSINGFLQLLQEQKHLKDEYLEIIFSEMKRIELVLNEMLMLSKPQSILFDKVDLVRTLDHVLALISSEANMKSIELIKETGKEPVWVYGDENQLKQVFINIIKNGIESMTTGGKIHIYLATNNEFVSIYFRDEGSGISPETLRKIGQPFYTTKEKGTGLGLTICFKIIENHRGKIHITSQVKVGTTFEVILPCHLPAITENVS from the coding sequence ATGATTGAAAAATATAAAGGTAGACTAATTGCAACCATAACATTTATTTTTGCCATTTCTATTTGGAACTTCATTTATTATTACTACAATAACTATTCATTTAATCTACTATTAGACCTTTCTTACACTGTCATAGTTGCATTAGTTGTATGGTGGCTTGCATCCTATTATGATAAATCAAAGGTTCTACTGAAAGAGCTAAAGAGTAATGAAGAAGAATATAAAAAGTTATCTGAATCCACTACCTACGTTTTTGAAAACCTAAACCAAGTCGTTTATCAAACGGACTGCCATGCTGTTTTTACACTTTTAAACTCCCAATGGGAAAGATTAACAGGTTTTACCGTTCAAGAAACGGTAGGTAAGAGTATCTTTATGTTTATCTACCCTGAAGATTTAGCAATAGCCACCGAAAAAGCCGAAAGTTATAAACAAAATAAAGAGAAAGTATTACAAGAAGAGATGCGCTTTCGTAAAAAAGATGGTGGTTTTATTTGGTTACAGATAAATACTAAGATCAATTACAACCCTAAAAACGACATGCTTTCTACTGTAGGTACTTTAACTGATATTACGGAATGGAAGATATCAGAAAAAGAATTACTACAAATAAACGAAGATTTGGCTATGAAATCAGATAAATTAAGTGTAATTGCCCAAATGTCAGCAGCTATTGCACATGAGGTTAGAAATCCTTTGACTTCCATAAATGGATTCCTACAATTACTACAAGAACAAAAGCATTTAAAAGATGAATACTTAGAGATCATTTTTTCAGAGATGAAGAGAATTGAACTCGTTTTAAATGAAATGCTTATGCTGTCAAAACCACAATCAATTCTATTCGATAAGGTTGATCTAGTTCGAACACTTGATCATGTTTTGGCTCTTATAAGTTCTGAAGCAAATATGAAAAGTATTGAATTAATAAAAGAAACTGGAAAAGAACCTGTTTGGGTATATGGTGATGAAAATCAGTTGAAGCAAGTATTTATAAATATTATAAAAAACGGCATTGAATCAATGACGACTGGTGGAAAAATACATATTTATTTGGCTACCAATAATGAATTTGTGTCAATTTATTTTAGAGATGAAGGTAGTGGAATATCCCCAGAAACCCTAAGGAAAATTGGACAACCGTTTTATACAACCAAAGAAAAAGGGACAGGTCTTGGCCTTACCATTTGTTTTAAGATTATTGAAAATCACCGAGGAAAAATACATATCACAAGCCAAGTTAAAGTTGGAACAACATTTGAAGTCATTCTACCTTGTCACTTACCTGCAATTACTGAAAATGTAAGTTAA
- a CDS encoding PhzF family phenazine biosynthesis protein produces MKVYFINAFTVEEFKGNPAAIILVDKEVEEGWMRQMAKQLNQPITTFVMKQEEVFQLRWFTPKSEVGLCGHGTLGAAHIIWSEGLWDIARPIGFETLSGRLVAERLNKSIKLTFPLIESSDIEIIAEMESILGEPILSMAWAKDRYIVELESEEKVRKVIPNLNLLKELDAAGVVVTTSNSTNYDFVSRYFAPKIGVDEDSVTGSAHCALASYWKKRLLKSEFKAYQASERGGELVVRVVENTVELSGTCRTVFKGFMD; encoded by the coding sequence ATGAAAGTTTACTTTATAAATGCGTTCACCGTAGAAGAGTTTAAGGGAAATCCTGCAGCCATTATTTTAGTAGATAAAGAGGTGGAAGAAGGTTGGATGAGGCAAATGGCAAAACAGCTAAATCAACCAATTACTACTTTTGTAATGAAACAGGAAGAGGTATTTCAATTAAGGTGGTTTACACCGAAGAGTGAGGTAGGGTTATGTGGACATGGTACCCTAGGAGCTGCACATATTATTTGGAGTGAGGGGTTATGGGACATAGCTAGACCAATTGGATTCGAAACTCTGTCTGGAAGGTTAGTAGCAGAGAGGCTGAATAAATCTATAAAGCTAACTTTCCCACTTATAGAGTCTAGTGATATTGAAATCATAGCGGAGATGGAATCTATTTTAGGTGAGCCCATTTTATCTATGGCTTGGGCTAAGGATCGATATATCGTTGAGCTAGAATCTGAAGAGAAAGTACGAAAAGTAATTCCTAATTTAAATTTATTAAAAGAACTTGATGCTGCAGGTGTGGTTGTTACAACTAGTAATTCCACTAACTATGATTTTGTCTCGAGATATTTTGCTCCGAAAATAGGGGTCGATGAGGACTCTGTTACTGGTTCAGCCCATTGTGCCCTAGCATCCTATTGGAAGAAGAGACTACTTAAAAGTGAGTTTAAAGCCTATCAAGCTTCAGAACGTGGTGGAGAATTGGTAGTGAGAGTAGTAGAAAATACAGTTGAATTAAGCGGGACATGTAGGACTGTATTTAAAGGTTTTATGGACTAG
- a CDS encoding class I SAM-dependent methyltransferase, whose protein sequence is MKNNFEEYNDPILYDIETKSFKEDIPFLSKFASRINGPIIDLACGTGRATIPLARKGHQLIGVDLHQGMLIEAKRKASMLQLSIDWFLQDCTKLRIPLKSNLIFSVGNSFQHFFSNEEQDGLLTSVNQHLEKDGLFIFNTRFPCEAELLQPTTEEYWRTYVDPKTLGKVDVYTISSYDSLTQVQHYTTIRRRKDGDKVIDDKRTNISLRYVFPKEMDRILSSNGFEIVNVYEDWNETPLSRESTQMIYVCKKR, encoded by the coding sequence ATGAAGAATAATTTTGAAGAATACAATGATCCCATCTTATATGATATAGAGACCAAATCCTTCAAAGAAGATATTCCGTTCTTATCAAAGTTTGCTTCGCGGATTAATGGCCCTATTATTGACTTAGCCTGTGGTACAGGTAGAGCAACTATTCCACTTGCAAGAAAGGGACATCAGTTAATTGGAGTAGATCTGCATCAAGGAATGTTAATTGAAGCAAAGAGGAAAGCTTCAATGTTACAATTATCGATTGATTGGTTTCTCCAAGATTGCACAAAGTTACGCATTCCTTTGAAAAGTAATCTAATCTTTTCGGTTGGTAATTCATTTCAACATTTTTTTTCAAACGAGGAGCAAGATGGCTTACTTACATCTGTGAATCAGCATTTAGAGAAGGACGGCTTGTTTATTTTTAACACAAGGTTTCCATGTGAGGCGGAGTTACTTCAACCAACCACGGAAGAATACTGGAGAACATATGTAGACCCTAAAACACTGGGCAAAGTTGATGTGTATACAATAAGTTCTTACGATTCACTAACCCAGGTTCAACATTATACAACGATCCGAAGGCGTAAAGATGGAGATAAAGTAATTGATGATAAGAGAACTAACATCAGCTTGCGTTATGTTTTCCCAAAAGAGATGGACCGTATTTTATCTTCAAATGGCTTTGAAATAGTTAATGTATATGAGGATTGGAATGAAACCCCTTTATCGAGGGAAAGTACTCAGATGATTTATGTTTGTAAAAAGAGATAA
- a CDS encoding winged helix-turn-helix transcriptional regulator — MTLTIYIVILHLSVREDFTIKKDKHPVLSPETIDEASRIFKALSDPTRIKILYLLSQEECSVTHIVEVLEMTQSAVSHQLSFLRNLRLVKYRREGNTFYYTYDDEHVIEILNQVLSHIDHT; from the coding sequence ATGACGCTCACTATTTATATCGTCATATTACATCTTTCAGTTAGAGAGGATTTTACTATAAAAAAAGATAAACATCCCGTTTTATCACCAGAAACCATTGATGAAGCTTCCCGTATATTTAAGGCATTATCCGACCCTACTAGAATTAAAATCTTATATTTACTTTCCCAAGAGGAATGTTCTGTAACCCATATCGTAGAGGTACTTGAAATGACTCAATCAGCTGTTTCTCACCAACTTAGTTTTTTAAGAAATCTCAGACTGGTTAAATATCGTCGCGAAGGCAATACGTTTTATTATACATATGACGATGAACATGTTATAGAAATTTTGAATCAAGTTCTATCGCATATAGACCACACCTAA
- a CDS encoding cation transporter, with the protein MGHHHAHHNHDHGHEHHDHHHHFKITREGNKKGLLIALLITTCIMFLEFFGGLLTNSLALLSDAGHMLSDTSSLFLSLIAIWFASRPPSPNKTYGFFRFEILAALFNGVSLFVIAGFIVWEAIERYFAPPTVASGTMIIIASVGLFANLLSAWALIRKGDVKNNVNLRSAYLHVLGDALGSVGAIIAGIVMLLFSWYIADPVISVIVALLILKSAWGVIQHSIHILMEGTPITVDQQEVKNALREIKGVKDIHDLHIWTITSGLDSLSCHMVIEDQLDSQEILQQAIDKIKEKFHIDHTTIQIETSKIKHNDMLCR; encoded by the coding sequence ATGGGTCATCATCATGCTCACCATAATCACGACCATGGACACGAACATCATGATCACCACCACCATTTTAAAATTACAAGAGAAGGAAATAAGAAAGGATTACTAATTGCTTTATTGATCACCACTTGTATAATGTTTCTCGAGTTCTTTGGGGGTTTACTAACGAATAGCTTGGCTTTATTAAGTGATGCCGGTCATATGTTAAGTGACACAAGTTCTTTATTTTTAAGCTTAATAGCGATTTGGTTTGCTTCACGACCACCTTCACCTAACAAGACGTATGGATTTTTCCGCTTTGAAATATTAGCTGCACTGTTTAATGGGGTTTCCTTATTTGTCATTGCTGGCTTTATCGTCTGGGAAGCGATTGAACGATACTTTGCTCCTCCAACCGTTGCAAGTGGTACCATGATTATTATTGCTTCAGTTGGGTTGTTTGCGAATTTACTGAGTGCATGGGCTCTAATTCGTAAAGGCGATGTGAAAAACAATGTGAATTTGCGCAGTGCATATCTTCACGTTTTAGGAGATGCCTTAGGTTCGGTAGGAGCAATTATTGCAGGGATTGTGATGTTACTGTTTTCTTGGTACATTGCAGATCCAGTCATTTCAGTAATCGTCGCCCTTTTAATTTTAAAAAGCGCATGGGGTGTCATACAACATTCAATCCATATTTTAATGGAAGGAACGCCAATTACCGTTGATCAACAAGAGGTAAAAAATGCACTAAGAGAGATCAAAGGTGTGAAGGATATTCATGACCTTCACATATGGACGATTACATCTGGTTTAGATTCATTAAGCTGTCATATGGTGATAGAAGACCAGTTAGATAGTCAGGAAATTCTACAACAAGCCATTGATAAAATTAAAGAAAAATTCCACATAGATCACACCACAATTCAAATTGAAACATCAAAAATCAAGCATAATGATATGCTGTGTAGGTAG
- a CDS encoding GNAT family N-acetyltransferase, translating into MIKNLDITNQAIAKDVLKVQIPAYQVEAEIIDFFDLPPLKDTVESLTQCRETFLGCYQDGELCGVISYKIEESEIDIHRLVVHPSHFRKGIAKRLLDFVEKSFDDSYSFTVSTGAKNSPALAFYEKYGFTKTKELQITENLSIACFRKNKLLKVILNEE; encoded by the coding sequence GTGATAAAGAACTTAGATATTACAAACCAAGCTATTGCTAAGGATGTACTAAAGGTACAAATTCCTGCTTATCAGGTGGAGGCTGAAATCATTGATTTTTTTGACCTACCTCCATTAAAGGATACAGTCGAAAGTTTGACTCAGTGTAGAGAAACGTTTTTAGGGTGTTACCAAGACGGAGAACTGTGTGGAGTCATTTCTTATAAGATAGAAGAGTCAGAGATTGATATCCACAGATTGGTTGTACATCCAAGTCATTTTAGAAAAGGGATTGCTAAACGGTTATTAGATTTTGTTGAGAAATCATTTGATGATTCTTACTCTTTTACTGTTTCAACAGGTGCTAAAAATAGCCCTGCACTGGCTTTTTATGAGAAATATGGTTTTACAAAAACAAAAGAGTTACAAATTACTGAAAATCTATCAATAGCCTGCTTCAGGAAAAATAAACTATTGAAGGTAATCCTAAATGAAGAATAA